In a genomic window of Kaistia algarum:
- a CDS encoding sugar phosphate isomerase/epimerase family protein, with protein MQKLIVMQSLWAMERRQPDGMERTLEQNLEMIVEAGYEGVSTDWRDRARSRRIAEFIKPHGLVAEGQCFPKTVDDLKEALDIATETGIHHLDLQPDVRPRTLYECMPLIEGWTRLAEEVDFPVYIETHRDRMTTDLYFVLNLLDAFPNLKLLGDLSHFLVGREFATPVDETNHGYIHRVLDNCWALHGRVASREQVQIEISFPHHKMWLDLFLGWWEYGMRSWRGRAGTDESLSFVCELGPQPYAISGPDGADLSDRWSDALIMREAVETLWARIAAEG; from the coding sequence ATGCAGAAGCTCATCGTCATGCAATCGCTCTGGGCCATGGAACGCCGCCAGCCCGACGGGATGGAGAGGACGCTCGAACAGAACCTCGAAATGATCGTCGAGGCGGGCTATGAGGGCGTCTCGACCGATTGGCGCGACCGCGCCCGCTCGCGGCGAATCGCCGAATTCATCAAGCCGCATGGGCTGGTGGCCGAGGGCCAATGCTTCCCGAAGACCGTCGACGACCTCAAGGAAGCGCTCGACATCGCCACCGAGACCGGCATCCATCATCTCGATTTGCAGCCCGATGTGCGCCCGCGCACGCTCTATGAATGCATGCCGCTGATCGAAGGCTGGACGCGGCTGGCCGAGGAGGTCGACTTCCCCGTCTATATCGAGACGCATCGCGACCGGATGACGACGGATCTCTATTTCGTCCTCAACCTGCTCGACGCCTTCCCGAATTTGAAGCTGCTCGGCGACCTCTCGCATTTCCTCGTCGGGCGCGAGTTCGCGACGCCGGTCGACGAGACCAATCACGGCTATATCCACCGCGTGCTCGACAATTGCTGGGCACTGCACGGCCGTGTCGCCAGCCGCGAACAGGTACAGATCGAGATCTCCTTCCCGCATCACAAGATGTGGCTCGATCTGTTCCTCGGCTGGTGGGAATACGGCATGCGCTCCTGGCGCGGCCGCGCCGGCACCGACGAAAGCCTCTCCTTCGTCTGCGAACTGGGCCCCCAGCCCTACGCGATCTCCGGGCCGGACGGGGCCGACCTGTCGGATCGCTGGAGCGATGCGCTGATTATGCGCGAGGCGGTGGAGACGCTGTGGGCGAGGATCGCAGCCGAGGGATAG
- a CDS encoding ABC transporter substrate-binding protein gives MSIRPFAGAFVGVALAALSAGVAFAEDVTVSFLTHWPPETVAKLEAAAATYAKDHPGVKVEVRAVPFGDLLTTLRSQAGQAGGPTIAGIYDLWLPELVRDKLVDAAPEANASDVTTNWPKGVATAASAGGTVYGYPNEIDVYALNYNKKLFEEAGIKEAPKTWDDFFSAAEKLTNKDKGQQGFGMINSWAAGVVHPFASLLASNGGSLVVDGKPALDSESAGETFGLYEKLIQSGATVATMGTADANTTGPFLDNFVSGKTGMIIMANWWESALKAGMGDRFADIATAPIPVGPKGDGPHSISYSWLTVVSEGASDAEKKAAWDFLAWFNGPTSGANGASGMGDLLQSMGILPSRTSDVTAFAERLKTPFLAGYVSVLNEAHPFPTVLGGQEFTESLQGHLEAIQFGKETAAEAQKAAQADATAILEKAAK, from the coding sequence ATGAGCATCAGACCTTTCGCAGGGGCGTTTGTCGGGGTCGCGCTGGCGGCTTTGTCGGCGGGTGTGGCTTTTGCCGAGGATGTCACGGTTTCGTTCCTGACGCATTGGCCGCCGGAGACGGTGGCGAAGCTCGAGGCGGCGGCGGCGACCTATGCCAAGGATCATCCGGGCGTGAAGGTCGAGGTGCGCGCCGTTCCCTTCGGCGACCTTCTGACCACCTTGCGTTCGCAGGCCGGCCAGGCCGGCGGGCCGACGATCGCCGGCATCTATGATCTCTGGCTGCCGGAACTGGTGCGCGACAAGCTGGTCGACGCCGCGCCGGAGGCGAACGCCTCGGACGTCACCACCAACTGGCCGAAGGGCGTCGCGACGGCCGCCAGCGCCGGCGGCACGGTCTATGGCTATCCGAACGAGATCGATGTCTACGCGCTCAACTACAACAAGAAGCTGTTCGAGGAAGCCGGCATCAAGGAAGCGCCGAAGACCTGGGACGATTTCTTCAGCGCGGCCGAGAAGCTGACCAACAAGGACAAGGGCCAGCAGGGCTTCGGCATGATCAATTCCTGGGCGGCGGGCGTCGTGCACCCCTTCGCCTCGCTTCTGGCGTCGAATGGCGGTTCGCTCGTCGTGGACGGCAAGCCGGCCCTCGATAGCGAGAGCGCGGGCGAGACCTTCGGCCTCTATGAGAAGCTGATCCAGTCCGGCGCGACGGTTGCCACCATGGGCACGGCCGATGCCAATACGACCGGGCCGTTCCTCGACAATTTCGTCTCCGGCAAGACCGGCATGATCATCATGGCGAACTGGTGGGAATCGGCGCTGAAGGCCGGCATGGGCGACAGATTCGCCGATATCGCCACGGCGCCGATCCCGGTCGGCCCCAAGGGCGACGGACCGCATTCGATCTCCTATTCCTGGCTGACCGTCGTCTCGGAAGGCGCCTCGGACGCGGAGAAGAAGGCGGCGTGGGATTTCCTCGCCTGGTTCAACGGCCCGACCTCCGGCGCGAACGGCGCCTCCGGCATGGGCGATCTGCTCCAGTCCATGGGCATCCTGCCGTCGCGGACCTCCGACGTCACGGCCTTTGCCGAGCGGCTGAAGACGCCGTTCCTCGCCGGTTATGTCAGCGTGCTGAACGAGGCGCATCCGTTCCCGACCGTGCTCGGCGGCCAGGAATTCACGGAATCTCTGCAGGGCCATCTGGAAGCGATCCAGTTCGGCAAGGAGACGGCCGCCGAGGCGCAGAAGGCGGCGCAGGCGGATGCCACGGCGATCCTGGAAAAGGCGGCGAAGTAG
- a CDS encoding class I SAM-dependent methyltransferase — protein MQEVLMSSLPTIRFNDGSAYERFMAPWSRSAGTLFLDWLQQRQGLDWADIGCGNGAFTELLLAQWSPASICAIDPSEEQIAAARRRISAEQVELSVGDAMALPFADARFDAAVMALVLFFVPDPKKGVAEMLRVTKPGGMVASYTWDMLRGGTPPQLVWDVLREIGQPVVLPPSLEVSRFDALKALWAEFGLRDIETRELVVERTYADFDDYWLSMVVSGPSGIAERLSDAESAEMKRLLQARLPASASGAITVHGWATAIKGRKASR, from the coding sequence GTGCAGGAGGTTCTGATGTCGTCATTGCCAACGATACGATTCAATGATGGATCGGCTTACGAGCGCTTCATGGCACCGTGGAGCCGGTCGGCGGGGACGCTGTTCCTCGACTGGCTGCAGCAGAGGCAGGGTCTGGACTGGGCCGATATCGGATGCGGCAACGGCGCGTTCACCGAGTTGCTCCTCGCCCAATGGTCCCCAGCCTCTATTTGCGCCATCGATCCTTCCGAAGAACAGATCGCGGCGGCGCGGCGAAGAATATCGGCGGAACAGGTCGAGCTTTCGGTCGGCGACGCCATGGCGCTACCGTTTGCCGACGCGCGTTTCGATGCGGCGGTGATGGCGCTGGTGCTGTTCTTCGTCCCGGACCCGAAGAAGGGTGTCGCTGAAATGCTGCGCGTGACCAAGCCTGGCGGCATGGTCGCCTCCTACACATGGGACATGTTGCGCGGTGGTACGCCGCCGCAGCTCGTATGGGACGTCTTGCGGGAAATCGGCCAGCCCGTGGTGCTCCCGCCCAGCTTAGAAGTTTCGCGTTTCGATGCGCTCAAAGCCTTGTGGGCGGAATTCGGTCTGCGCGATATCGAGACGCGCGAGCTGGTCGTCGAGCGAACCTACGCGGATTTCGATGACTACTGGCTGTCGATGGTCGTCAGCGGCCCCAGCGGGATCGCGGAACGGCTGTCGGATGCGGAGAGCGCGGAGATGAAACGCCTGTTGCAGGCGCGACTGCCGGCCAGCGCCAGCGGCGCCATTACGGTTCACGGCTGGGCAACCGCGATCAAGGGCCGAAAAGCCAGTAGGTAG
- a CDS encoding DUF2171 domain-containing protein, protein MSIAAEIKEHAEIVGADGVHVGTVDKVEGDRIKLIKTDSGEGHHRGDHHFIPLGLVADVENGTVRLSANAAVAITLEEEESGASIEQ, encoded by the coding sequence ATGTCCATCGCCGCAGAAATCAAAGAGCACGCCGAAATCGTCGGCGCCGACGGCGTCCATGTCGGAACCGTCGATAAGGTCGAGGGCGACCGCATCAAGCTGATCAAGACCGATAGCGGCGAGGGTCACCATCGCGGCGACCATCACTTCATCCCGCTCGGCCTCGTGGCTGACGTGGAGAACGGCACTGTGCGGCTCTCCGCCAATGCCGCCGTCGCCATCACGCTCGAAGAAGAAGAGAGCGGCGCCTCGATCGAGCAGTAG
- a CDS encoding carbohydrate ABC transporter permease produces MNPFRKSTLAMLVPSLGPIAVFVLVPIALTIGLSFTKWSTQTPFATASFIGLDNFAEIFSSSSVGRDFKGALVNTALYSALSIALLLPLSVAFGLLVHQARLKGAEVLRTVLFATYMVPMIAVALVFSKLYSPSEGPINQILGLVGIGPQPWLSSPDTALVSIVFLNVWQQVGYFTVLVIAGLTQIPQSVYDAARIDGAKGFSLFGFITLPLLKRTLLFSAVIALINAVQVFEPVALITQGGPVGSTNVLTYHIRRVGIERAQGGLGSAMSVTLLLALVITVTAVFAFARSEPTGRGAK; encoded by the coding sequence ATGAACCCCTTCCGCAAATCGACCCTCGCCATGCTCGTGCCGAGCCTCGGGCCGATTGCGGTCTTCGTCCTCGTGCCGATCGCGCTGACGATCGGCCTTTCGTTCACGAAATGGTCGACGCAGACGCCGTTCGCGACGGCGAGCTTCATCGGGCTCGATAATTTTGCCGAGATCTTCTCGTCATCCTCAGTCGGGCGTGACTTCAAGGGCGCGCTCGTCAATACGGCTCTCTATTCGGCGCTGTCGATCGCGCTGCTGCTGCCGCTGTCGGTCGCCTTCGGCCTGCTGGTGCATCAGGCGCGGCTGAAGGGCGCCGAGGTGCTGCGAACCGTCCTGTTCGCGACCTATATGGTGCCGATGATCGCGGTGGCGCTGGTGTTTTCCAAGCTCTATTCGCCGAGCGAGGGGCCGATCAACCAGATACTCGGCCTTGTCGGGATCGGGCCGCAGCCCTGGCTTTCCTCGCCCGATACCGCGCTCGTCTCGATCGTGTTTCTGAATGTCTGGCAGCAGGTCGGCTATTTTACGGTTCTTGTCATCGCCGGCCTGACGCAGATCCCGCAATCGGTCTATGACGCGGCGCGGATCGACGGCGCGAAGGGTTTCAGCCTCTTCGGCTTCATCACGCTGCCCCTCCTGAAACGCACGCTGCTCTTCTCCGCCGTTATCGCGCTGATCAATGCGGTGCAGGTGTTCGAGCCGGTGGCGCTGATCACGCAGGGGGGGCCGGTCGGGTCGACCAACGTGCTCACCTATCATATCCGCCGCGTCGGCATCGAACGGGCGCAGGGCGGGCTCGGCTCGGCCATGTCGGTGACGCTGCTCCTCGCGCTCGTGATCACGGTGACGGCGGTCTTCGCCTTCGCGCGGTCCGAGCCGACTGGCCGGGGGGCGAAGTAA
- the gnd gene encoding phosphogluconate dehydrogenase (NAD(+)-dependent, decarboxylating) — translation MQLGIIGLGRMGANIARRLMRDGHMTVVYDRSAEAVAAVVADGGAGASGLEDFVAKLAKPRAIWVMLPAGGPTEGTITELASLLEAGDIIIDGGNSFYKDDIRRAKTLSGKGLHYVDVGTSGGVWGLERGYCMMIGGEADIVTHLDPIFATLAPGIGTIDRTRGRNSPDDRAERGYIHAGPAGSGHFVKMVHNGIEYGLMQAYAEGFDILKMKNSAELPADERYDLNMADIAEVWRRGSVVSSWLLDLTALALASDAELSHYSGSVADSGEGRWTVQAAIEEAVPIPVLATALFARFRSREEHTYADRMLSAMRFGFGGHVEIPQ, via the coding sequence ATGCAGCTTGGGATCATCGGCCTCGGCCGCATGGGCGCCAATATCGCCCGACGCCTGATGCGGGACGGCCATATGACCGTCGTCTATGACCGCAGTGCCGAGGCGGTCGCCGCCGTCGTCGCCGATGGCGGCGCCGGCGCGAGCGGGCTCGAGGATTTCGTCGCCAAGCTCGCAAAGCCGCGCGCCATCTGGGTCATGCTGCCGGCCGGCGGCCCGACCGAGGGCACGATCACCGAACTCGCCAGCCTGCTCGAAGCCGGCGACATCATCATCGATGGCGGCAATTCCTTCTACAAGGACGATATCCGGCGCGCAAAGACACTGTCCGGCAAGGGCCTGCACTATGTCGATGTCGGCACCTCGGGCGGTGTCTGGGGCCTGGAGCGCGGCTATTGCATGATGATCGGCGGCGAGGCCGACATCGTGACCCATCTCGACCCGATCTTCGCGACGCTCGCGCCCGGCATCGGCACGATCGACCGGACGCGCGGCCGCAACTCGCCCGATGACCGCGCCGAGCGCGGCTATATCCATGCCGGTCCGGCCGGCTCCGGCCATTTCGTCAAGATGGTCCACAACGGCATCGAATATGGCCTGATGCAGGCTTATGCCGAGGGCTTCGACATCCTGAAGATGAAGAATTCGGCGGAGCTCCCGGCCGATGAGCGCTACGATCTCAACATGGCCGATATCGCCGAGGTCTGGCGCCGCGGTTCCGTCGTCTCGTCCTGGCTGCTCGACCTGACGGCCCTGGCGCTCGCAAGCGATGCGGAGCTGTCGCACTATTCCGGCTCGGTCGCCGATTCAGGCGAGGGCCGCTGGACGGTGCAGGCGGCGATCGAGGAGGCGGTTCCGATCCCGGTCCTCGCCACGGCGCTGTTCGCGCGCTTCCGCTCGCGCGAGGAGCACACCTATGCCGACCGCATGCTCTCGGCGATGCGCTTCGGCTTCGGCGGCCATGTGGAAATCCCGCAATAG
- a CDS encoding extracellular solute-binding protein → MLNVRLRWKTAAIGALALAASALTATAGEVTLWSWRTEDQAAMEKIFTAFTAKNPDITVKLQFTPDADYQNRLSTALRGGKGPDIAQLKAYGELQPLVDGGYLDALDESVPQLKEFGEAALGGSRGVADGKLYGVPYSTPVMGVFYNTEIFEKNGIAVPKTYDEFVAACDKLKAAGVLPIAAGGANGSAWALEISVGVVGPTVYGAGFYDEMMSGKAKFTDARYVQALERVKALAPYYSDGFAGVDYTTATQQFISGKAAMFFGGAWENGSFKAQNPNLKFSIFPFPADKAEGAVPVSTFSDGSYGLVSDSEHKEDATKVLQFIASAEFAQLFADNLGWPPARSGATANDPVLKAMIDMQANPTPYLTLVGFRWQTPTASSILQAQIIDVIEGKIAPDKLAADMDAGVSTWFKPKM, encoded by the coding sequence ATGCTCAATGTTCGACTTCGCTGGAAGACCGCTGCCATCGGCGCCCTGGCGCTGGCCGCCAGTGCGCTGACCGCTACCGCCGGGGAGGTGACTCTCTGGAGTTGGCGTACCGAGGATCAGGCGGCGATGGAAAAGATCTTCACCGCCTTCACGGCCAAGAACCCCGATATCACCGTCAAGCTGCAATTCACCCCGGATGCGGACTATCAGAACCGCCTGTCGACGGCGCTGCGCGGCGGCAAGGGGCCGGATATCGCGCAGTTGAAGGCCTATGGCGAGCTTCAGCCGCTGGTCGATGGCGGCTATCTGGATGCGCTCGACGAGAGCGTGCCCCAGTTGAAGGAATTCGGCGAAGCAGCACTCGGCGGCTCGCGGGGCGTCGCCGACGGCAAGCTCTATGGCGTGCCCTATTCGACCCCGGTGATGGGTGTCTTCTACAATACCGAGATCTTCGAGAAGAATGGCATCGCCGTTCCGAAGACCTATGACGAGTTCGTGGCCGCCTGCGACAAGCTCAAGGCGGCGGGCGTGCTGCCGATCGCGGCGGGCGGTGCCAATGGCTCGGCCTGGGCGCTGGAGATCAGCGTCGGCGTCGTCGGCCCAACCGTCTATGGCGCCGGCTTCTATGACGAGATGATGAGCGGCAAGGCGAAGTTCACCGATGCGCGCTACGTCCAGGCGCTGGAGCGGGTGAAGGCACTGGCGCCGTATTATTCCGACGGCTTCGCTGGCGTCGATTATACGACCGCGACGCAGCAGTTTATCTCCGGCAAGGCGGCGATGTTCTTCGGCGGCGCCTGGGAAAACGGCTCGTTCAAGGCGCAGAACCCGAACCTGAAGTTCTCGATCTTCCCGTTCCCGGCCGACAAGGCTGAGGGCGCGGTGCCGGTCTCGACCTTCTCCGACGGCTCCTATGGCCTCGTCTCCGACAGCGAGCACAAGGAAGACGCGACGAAGGTGCTGCAATTCATCGCTTCGGCAGAATTCGCGCAGCTCTTCGCCGACAATCTCGGCTGGCCGCCGGCCCGCTCGGGTGCCACGGCGAATGATCCGGTGCTGAAGGCGATGATCGACATGCAGGCCAACCCGACGCCCTATCTGACGCTTGTCGGCTTCCGCTGGCAGACGCCGACGGCCTCCTCGATTCTGCAGGCCCAGATCATCGATGTGATCGAAGGCAAGATCGCTCCCGACAAGCTCGCCGCCGACATGGATGCGGGCGTGTCGACCTGG
- a CDS encoding glycosyltransferase encodes MISASAISRSTSTRPLRVLMALWNGGGNVPPQRALARQLRRAGHDVHVLTHDSLAEGFAGDGCVFHGLATAPQWDSGAPCGPDDEIAFIAQHVSGSAAFAADFLAKHDEIRPDVCVIDAMLITTLDAAMERGLRWVALNHIAWSPEGRAQSFMSSIAAGLPARGGNGTFMGLLEAAPLTLVASYAEFGTAAAAPHIQFVGPIREPAEGAPWPRRFPERPFVMVSLSTSFQHQYGTLRSICEALAPLPLDVLVTTGRGLAPEQLDVSGAVEARAFVPHDGVMPHVDLVVTHAGLGTLMQAAGAGVPCLCLPNGRDQDDNAARTTALGLGRALPPDAAPVEIGAAVMSMLDDEALRTACRGFAARVDRFGTLARAATLVEACAAQV; translated from the coding sequence GTGATATCCGCAAGCGCCATTTCGCGTAGTACATCCACTCGCCCGCTGCGCGTCCTGATGGCGCTCTGGAACGGCGGCGGCAACGTGCCGCCGCAGCGCGCTTTGGCCCGCCAACTGCGGCGTGCCGGCCATGACGTTCATGTGCTGACCCATGATAGTCTCGCCGAGGGCTTCGCCGGGGATGGCTGCGTTTTTCATGGCCTGGCGACAGCACCGCAATGGGATTCGGGCGCGCCTTGCGGTCCCGACGACGAAATCGCCTTCATCGCGCAACATGTCTCCGGCTCGGCGGCCTTCGCAGCGGATTTCCTCGCCAAGCACGACGAGATCCGCCCGGACGTCTGCGTGATCGATGCCATGCTGATCACCACGCTCGACGCTGCGATGGAGCGCGGGCTGCGATGGGTCGCCCTCAATCATATCGCCTGGAGCCCCGAGGGGCGCGCGCAGAGCTTCATGAGCTCGATCGCGGCCGGCTTGCCGGCGCGTGGCGGAAACGGCACCTTCATGGGCCTGCTCGAGGCGGCGCCGCTGACGCTTGTGGCCAGCTATGCCGAGTTCGGCACCGCCGCCGCCGCGCCCCACATCCAGTTCGTCGGGCCGATCCGGGAGCCCGCCGAGGGCGCCCCATGGCCACGCCGGTTCCCGGAGCGTCCCTTCGTTATGGTCAGCCTCAGCACCAGTTTTCAGCATCAGTACGGGACCTTGCGCAGCATCTGCGAGGCGCTGGCGCCGCTGCCGCTCGACGTTCTCGTGACCACGGGCCGCGGCCTCGCGCCCGAGCAGCTCGATGTGTCGGGTGCCGTCGAGGCGCGGGCGTTCGTGCCGCATGACGGCGTCATGCCCCATGTAGACCTGGTCGTCACCCATGCCGGGCTCGGAACCCTGATGCAGGCTGCGGGCGCGGGCGTGCCGTGCCTTTGCCTTCCCAATGGTCGGGATCAGGACGACAATGCCGCGCGCACCACGGCGCTTGGGCTCGGTCGCGCCCTGCCGCCGGATGCCGCGCCCGTCGAGATTGGCGCCGCCGTGATGAGCATGCTCGACGATGAGGCCCTGCGCACGGCCTGCCGAGGATTTGCCGCGCGCGTCGACCGCTTCGGCACGCTGGCGCGTGCCGCCACGCTCGTGGAGGCGTGCGCCGCCCAGGTTTGA
- a CDS encoding cation:proton antiporter, which translates to MDPLFSTFDFAALLFIMAAAIGVLNERTIDLPRPIALLIGALLISGVLMMLSSLLPYDLDHRARLRLSHADLPKLLLDGILALLLFAASLHVDVVALRRRAVPIFVLASIGVFLATGLFGVGIYGVFAVAGVGVPLVWCLVLGAILAPTDAVAVDQLLKRVHMPGELRALISGESLFNDGAAVVLFFALLAAASGDPHALGNGRIAIEFVVGGVGAAMLGLGAGYFGAFVLRKTKEPTLSVIISLALVFGTYRGAAWLDISGPIAVVVAGLVFFHSGPAENKATAHRAALKDFWAIADDLVNTLLFLFMGFEILAVPFLSGGWLPILAAVPLALIVRFLSVSPPVLLERAPPGGRWPAIGVLTWTGLRGGISLALVLGLPEGPYRDALAAVCYAVVVFTVIVQGLTTPAVIRSLYRGDFRSP; encoded by the coding sequence GTGGATCCACTTTTTTCGACCTTCGACTTTGCCGCGCTGCTCTTCATCATGGCGGCGGCCATCGGCGTCCTCAACGAGCGGACGATCGACCTGCCGCGCCCGATCGCGCTGCTGATCGGAGCGCTGCTGATTTCCGGCGTGCTGATGATGCTCTCCTCGCTGCTGCCCTATGATCTCGACCATCGCGCGCGGCTGCGCCTCAGCCATGCCGACCTGCCGAAGCTGCTGCTCGACGGCATATTGGCGCTGCTCTTGTTCGCGGCGAGCCTGCATGTCGATGTCGTGGCGCTCCGCCGGCGCGCCGTGCCGATCTTCGTGCTGGCGAGCATCGGCGTCTTTCTCGCCACGGGTCTCTTCGGCGTCGGCATCTATGGCGTCTTCGCGGTTGCCGGCGTCGGCGTGCCGCTGGTCTGGTGCCTCGTGCTCGGCGCGATCCTGGCGCCGACCGACGCCGTCGCCGTCGACCAGCTTCTGAAGCGGGTCCATATGCCGGGCGAACTCCGCGCGCTGATTTCCGGCGAGAGCCTCTTCAACGACGGCGCGGCCGTCGTGCTGTTCTTCGCCCTGCTGGCGGCGGCCAGCGGCGATCCGCATGCGCTCGGCAATGGCCGGATCGCGATCGAGTTCGTCGTCGGCGGCGTCGGCGCGGCCATGCTCGGCCTTGGCGCCGGCTATTTCGGTGCTTTCGTGCTGCGCAAGACCAAGGAGCCGACGCTTTCGGTCATCATCTCGCTGGCGCTCGTCTTCGGCACCTATCGCGGCGCGGCCTGGCTCGATATTTCCGGGCCGATCGCCGTCGTCGTCGCCGGCCTCGTTTTCTTCCACTCCGGTCCGGCCGAGAACAAGGCCACGGCGCACCGTGCGGCGTTGAAGGATTTCTGGGCTATCGCCGACGATCTGGTCAACACGCTGCTCTTCCTGTTCATGGGCTTCGAGATCCTCGCCGTGCCCTTTCTCTCCGGCGGCTGGCTGCCGATCCTTGCCGCCGTGCCGCTGGCGCTCATCGTCCGCTTCCTCAGCGTATCGCCGCCGGTGCTCCTCGAACGTGCGCCGCCCGGCGGGCGCTGGCCGGCGATCGGCGTTCTGACTTGGACGGGGCTGCGCGGCGGCATCTCGCTCGCGCTCGTGCTCGGCCTGCCGGAGGGGCCGTATCGCGATGCGCTGGCGGCGGTCTGCTATGCCGTCGTCGTCTTCACCGTCATCGTGCAGGGGCTGACCACGCCGGCGGTCATCCGCTCCCTCTATCGGGGGGATTTCCGCTCGCCATAG
- a CDS encoding carbohydrate ABC transporter permease: MAARDIYAPGEGAPLGRALLYVLMIAIAVAAAFPLAWMVLSSLKTPAEAMQTPPVWIPATPSLDAYEKVTDLINAGRSFVNSAIIAGVTTTGILITSLMAGYAFSKYRFRGRDALFAITIATMFLPPIVTLIPLYRMIGSIGLSASLAGVILPNLANAFGIFLMRQFVAGVPDELLEAARLDGASEMRIVFTIVAPAVAPALAALALFAFVYHWNSYLWPLTVLQGNSSEYPIVISLSRLLSYNRSAINTNLVMAGATLAVLPPLILFVFLQRFFVRTVTASGMGGQ, from the coding sequence ATGGCCGCGCGCGATATCTATGCCCCGGGCGAGGGCGCTCCGCTCGGCCGCGCGCTGCTCTATGTCCTTATGATCGCGATCGCGGTCGCCGCGGCCTTCCCGCTCGCCTGGATGGTGCTGTCGAGCCTCAAGACGCCGGCCGAGGCGATGCAGACGCCGCCGGTCTGGATCCCTGCGACGCCCTCGCTCGACGCCTATGAAAAGGTGACCGACCTGATCAATGCCGGCCGCTCCTTCGTCAATTCGGCGATCATCGCGGGCGTGACGACGACCGGCATCCTGATCACCTCGCTGATGGCCGGCTACGCCTTCTCCAAATATCGCTTCCGCGGCCGCGATGCGCTGTTCGCCATCACCATCGCGACCATGTTCCTGCCGCCGATCGTGACGCTGATCCCGCTCTATCGCATGATCGGTTCGATCGGGCTCTCGGCAAGCCTTGCCGGTGTCATATTGCCCAATCTCGCCAATGCGTTCGGCATCTTCCTGATGCGCCAGTTCGTGGCGGGCGTGCCGGATGAACTGCTGGAAGCGGCGCGGCTCGACGGCGCGTCGGAGATGCGGATCGTGTTCACGATCGTGGCGCCGGCCGTCGCGCCCGCGCTCGCGGCGCTGGCGCTGTTCGCGTTCGTCTATCACTGGAACAGCTATCTGTGGCCGCTCACCGTGCTGCAGGGCAATTCCAGCGAGTATCCGATCGTGATCAGCCTCTCGCGGCTGCTCTCCTATAACCGCTCGGCGATCAACACCAACCTCGTCATGGCCGGCGCGACGCTGGCGGTACTGCCGCCGCTGATCCTGTTCGTCTTCCTGCAGCGCTTCTTCGTGCGCACCGTCACCGCCTCGGGCATGGGCGGGCAATGA
- a CDS encoding ADP-ribosylglycohydrolase family protein, whose translation MTASSLTLAERIENVLAAACLGDALGAPPEAMYPGDIPALFGGKITRFFAPTPMAPFSIGSAPGSLTDDATQMLAMAEILIESKGQPTLADAARGLIRWSDDPRGFGRFAGPTTKAAIDRLKAGEDPSVVATPPLYSASMGTTNGAAMRAPVAGCVRPGDITGAVDVASILSAPTHNTQISWSGAGAVAAAIAAGLARDGRISLADAAMAGAEAGEKLAVTRGRFAAGPSVIRRMELALTIAERFKGDVDGAMNELGAVIGAGLPMAEAVPTAIGLVVAEGNPWAVIVAAANAGNDCDTLALIAGSIAAAWTDAIGAPDDLVAELKLVNGLDLGAVAAELAAVAPR comes from the coding sequence TTGACCGCATCGTCCCTCACCCTTGCCGAGCGCATCGAAAACGTTCTCGCCGCTGCCTGTCTCGGCGACGCCCTTGGTGCGCCGCCGGAAGCGATGTATCCGGGTGATATTCCGGCGCTGTTCGGAGGCAAGATCACACGTTTCTTCGCGCCCACGCCCATGGCACCATTCTCGATCGGCTCGGCGCCGGGTTCGCTCACGGACGATGCGACGCAGATGCTGGCCATGGCCGAGATCCTGATCGAGTCGAAAGGCCAGCCGACGCTCGCCGATGCGGCGCGAGGGCTGATCCGCTGGTCCGATGATCCGCGCGGCTTCGGCCGCTTCGCCGGCCCGACGACCAAGGCGGCGATCGACCGGCTGAAGGCCGGCGAAGACCCCTCCGTTGTCGCGACGCCTCCGCTCTATTCCGCCTCGATGGGAACCACCAATGGCGCAGCAATGCGGGCGCCGGTCGCCGGCTGCGTGCGTCCGGGCGATATAACGGGTGCTGTGGATGTGGCATCCATCCTGTCGGCGCCGACGCACAATACGCAGATTTCCTGGTCGGGTGCCGGCGCCGTCGCGGCTGCCATCGCAGCCGGCCTGGCGCGCGATGGCCGCATCAGCCTCGCCGATGCAGCGATGGCCGGGGCCGAGGCCGGCGAGAAGCTCGCCGTCACCCGCGGCCGTTTCGCCGCAGGCCCCAGCGTTATCCGGCGCATGGAACTGGCGCTGACCATTGCCGAGCGCTTCAAGGGCGATGTCGACGGCGCCATGAATGAACTGGGCGCGGTGATCGGTGCCGGTCTGCCGATGGCCGAGGCTGTGCCGACGGCGATCGGACTGGTTGTCGCAGAGGGCAATCCGTGGGCGGTGATCGTGGCGGCGGCCAATGCCGGCAATGATTGTGACACGCTGGCGCTGATCGCCGGCTCAATCGCGGCGGCCTGGACCGACGCGATTGGCGCGCCGGACGACCTCGTCGCCGAATTGAAGCTCGTCAACGGCCTCGATCTCGGCGCGGTCGCCGCGGAACTCGCCGCGGTCGCGCCTCGATAG